One part of the Humulus lupulus chromosome 9, drHumLupu1.1, whole genome shotgun sequence genome encodes these proteins:
- the LOC133802332 gene encoding probable polyol transporter 4 → MAMDGGGENVNGNGNGGSVSEFQLGKKNRYKRMDFDLLEEEEDEEQRHDTKKFVVACAIFASLNSVLLGYDVGVMSGAIIFIQEDLKISEVQEEVLVGILSIISLLGSLAGGKTSDAIGRKWTIGLAAIVFQTGAAIMALSPSFAVLMVGRLLAGIGIGFGVMIAPVYIAEIAPTVARGSLTSFPEIFVNFGILLGYVSNYAFSGLPAHINWRIMLGVGVLPSIFIGFALFVIPESPRWLVVQNRIDEARAVLCKTNDSDTEVEDRLKEILQAAGMANAEKYEAKAVWKEILKPSPSVRRMLITGCGIQCFQQITGIDATVYYSPTIFKEAGINGNSQLLAATVAVGFTKTLFILVAIFLIDKLGRKPLLYISTIGMTTCLFCLSLTLALMGDGKLGIILAILAVCGNVAFFSVGIGPICWVVSSEIFPLRLRAQASALGAVGSRVSSGVIAMSFLSVSRAITVAGTFFVFFVISAISVAFVYNCVPETKGKSLEEIEMLFQDETEGVEVEMEDAERLVHNEPK, encoded by the exons ATGGCTATGGATGGTGGTGGTGAGAATGTGAATGGGAATGGAAATGGTGGCTCTGTTTCAGAATTCCAATTGGGTAAAAAGAATAGATACAAAAGAATGGATTTTGATCtgttagaagaagaagaagatgaagaacaaCGTCATGACACCAAGAAATTTGTGGTTGCTTGTGCCATTTTTGCTTCTCTCAATTCTGTTCTCCTTGGATACG ATGTGGGTGTTATGAGTGGTGCAATTATATTCATTCAAGAAGATCTGAAGATATCAGAAGTACAAGAAGAGGTTCTTGTTGGGATTTTGAGCATAATCTCCTTATTGGGTAGTTTGGCAGGTGGGAAAACATCTGATGCAATTGGTAGAAAATGGACAATTGGATTAGCTGCCATTGTTTTCCAAACTGGTGCTGCTATAATGGCTCTTTCGCCTTCATTCGCAGTCTTAATGGTCGGCCGCCTATTGGCCGGGATTGGCATAGGATTTGGTGTCATGATAGCTCCTGTTTACATTGCTGAGATTGCTCCAACAGTAGCCAGAGGCTCACTAACTTCATTCCCAGAAATCTTTGTCAATTTCGGTATCCTCCTTGGTTATGTATCGAATTATGCCTTTTCAGGCCTTCCAGCACACATAAATTGGAGGATCATGCTTGGTGTGGGAGTTCTTCCCTCAATTTTCATCGGTTTTGCTCTCTTTGTCATCCCAGAATCTCCAAGGTGGTTAGTGGTACAGAACAGAATTGATGAGGCAAGAGCAGTGTTGTGCAAAACCAATGATAGTGACACTGAAGTGGAAGATAGATTGAAAGAGATTCTGCAAGCTGCTGGGATGGCCAATGCTGAGAAGTATGAGGCGAAAGCCGTTTGGAAAGAGATTTTGAAACCATCTCCCTCGGTTAGAAGAATGCTTATAACTGGCTGTGGCATCCAATGCTTTCAGCAGATTACAGGCATTGACGCGACCGTATATTATAGTCCCACGATTTTCAAAGAGGCCGGGATTAATGGCAACTCTCAACTACTGGCTGCAACTGTTGCTGTTGGTTTTACCAAGACTTTGTTCATCTTGGTAGCTATCTTTCTCATTGACAAATTGGGGCGAAAACCATTGCTTTACATAAGCACAATTGGAATGACTACTTGCTTGTTTTGTCTCAGCCTTACTTTAGCTCTAATGGGAGATGGAAAGTTAGGCATCATATTGGCAATTCTAGCTGTTTGTGGTAATGTAGCATTCTTCTCAGTAGGAATTGGTCCAATCTGTTGGGTTGTTTCATCTGAGATATTCCCTTTAAGGCTTCGAGCGCAGGCATCAGCACTTGGAGCAGTCGGTAGTAGGGTTAGTAGTGGTGTGATCGCCATGTCTTTCCTATCGGTCTCTCGAGCAATCACAGTAGCAGGAACCTTCtttgttttctttgtgatttcgGCTATTTCTGTTGCATTTGTTTATAATTGTGTCCCTGAAACAAAAGGGAAGTCTTTGGAAGAAATTGAAATGTTATTCCAGGATGAAACAGAAGGAGTTGAAGTGGAAATGGAAGACGCCGAACGCCTAGTACATAATGAACCGAAATGA